CTCGAGCCACTCGCCCGTCTCCGGGTCGAAGCCCTCCGGGTAGATGTAGTTGCCCTCGGCGTCGTACGTCGCGGCCATGCCGTAGAGGGTCGGGTCGAAGTGCTCCTCGCCCTCGACGAAGCCCTCGTTGGCCTGCTTGAGCGACAGCGAGATCCGGCGGCGCTCCAGGTCGATGTCGATGACCTTGACCATGACCTCGGAGCCGACCTGGACGACCTGCTCCGGGATCTCCACGTGGCGCTCGGCCAGCTCGGAGATGTGGACCAGGCCCTCGATGCCGTCGTCCACCCGGACGAAGGCGCCGAACGGCACCAGCTTGGTGACCTTACCCGGCACGATCTGCTGGATCGCGTGGGTGCGGGCGAACTGCCGCCACGGGTCCTCCTGGGTCGCCTTCAGCGACAGCGAGACCCGCTCGCGGTCCAGGTCGACGTCCAGGACCTCGACCTCGACCTCCTGGCCCACCTCGACGACCTCGGACGGGTGGTCGATGTGCTTCCAGGAGAGCTCGGAGACGTGCACCAGACCGTCCACGCCGCCGAGGTCGACGAAGGCGCCGAAGTTGACGATCGAGGACACGACGCCCTTGCGGACCTGGCCCTTCTGCAGCTTGTTGAGGAACTCGGTGCGCACCTCGGACTGCGTCTGCTCCAGCCACGCCCGGCGGGACAGCACCACGTTGTTGCGGTTCTTGTCCAGCTCGATGATCTTGGCCTCGAGCTCGCGGCCGACGTACGGCTGCAGGTCACGCACCCGCCGCATCTCGACGAGCGAGGCGGGCAGGAAGCCGCGCAGCCCGATGTCGAGGATGAGACCACCCTTGACGACCTCGATGACCGAGCCGCGGACGACACCGTCCTCGTCCTTGATCTTCTCGATCGTGCCCCAGGCCCGCTCGTACTGCGCCCGCTTCTTGGAGAGGATCAGACGACCCTCCTTGTCCTCCTTCTGGAGGACCAGGGCCTCGATGTGGTCACCGACCGAGACGACCTCGGCGGGGTCCACGTCGTGCTTGATCGACAACTCCCGAGAGGGAATGACGCCCTCGGTCTTGTAGCCGATGTCGAGCAGGACCTCGTCCCGATCGACCTTGACGACGGTGCCTTCGACAATGTCGCCGTCGTTGAAGTACTTGATGGTCTCGTCGATCGCGGCGAGGAAAGCCTCCTCGGAACCGAGATCGTCGTGGGTGACCCGGGTGGCGCTCGAGGGGGCCTCGATGCTGCTCGTCATGTGGGCGGTTGCTCCGGTCGGATGGGTTGTCACAGCAGGCGTGGTGTCGCAGTGACCATTTCGCGCCAACGGATCCGCCGCCGGGACACACCGAACGATCGCCAAGTGAAGATCATTAGTGGCTCCGGTGACCGCGCACCTGCTCCCTGCCGAGGCACACGATCCGCGAGCGCATCGTCTAGCCTACCCGCTGCATTACCACAGCGTGCAAGGCCTCCCGTCCTGTCGCACCCGCGCCAGCTGCGAAAGAGGAGATTTCGCGCGGTAAGGGGCGGTCGCTGTCTCGTCCGTCACACCAGCCCCATCCGTACCATCGGCCGGCCCGGCCGCCGCGACGCGCCGGGCCGGTCGGTGACGGCGCCGAGGCGACCGGGGCCTAGCGTTACCGGGTGGATGACGACAGGGTGACCCGGCGCCGGGTGGGCGACGGCGAGGTGCGGCGGGCCAACCGCGGCTGGTGGGACGGCGACGCCGACGACTACCAGGCCGAACACGGCGCCTTCCTGGGCGACGTGGACTTCGTCTGGTGCCCGGAGGGGCTGCGCGAGGCCGACGCCCACCTGCTCGGCGACGTCGGCGGCCGCCGGGTCCTGGAACTCGGCTGCGGTGCCGCGTCCGCCGCCCGCTGGCTGGCCGCGCAGGGTGCCCGGCCGGTCGCCCTGGACCTCTCCGCCGGCATGTTGCGGCACGCCGCGCGCGCCGCCGCCAGCACCGGGGTACGCGTGCCGCTGGTGCAGGCCGACGCGCTCGCCCTGCCCTTCGCCGACGCGGCGTTCGACATCGTCTGCACCGCGTTCGGCGCGATCCCCTTCGTCGACGACTCGGCCGCGGTGATGCGGGAGGTGGCCCGGGTGCTGCGCCCCGGCGGTCGGTGGGTCTTCTCGGTGACCCACCCGATGCGCTGGGTCTTCCTGGACGACCCCGGCGAGGGCGGCCTGACCGCCGTCCACTCCTACTTCGACCGCTCCCCGTACGTCGAGCAGGACGAGCACGGGGTGGCCACGTACGTCGAGCAGCACCGCACCCTCGGCGACCGGATCCGGGAACTGGTCGGGGCCGGGTTCCGCCTGCTGGACCTGGTGGAACCCGAGTGGCCCGAAGGGCACCAGGGGATCTGGGGCCAGTGGAGCCCGCTGCGCGGCCGGCTCTTCCCCGGCACCGCCATCTTCGTCGCCGAGAAGCCGGCCTGACGCACCCGTCGCACGCGCTGTGCGCCCGGCCGAGCCCGAGCGGCGAGCGGCAGTACGAGCTGGTCGCCGAGAGCGCCGAGCTGATCGAGCTCACCGAACCGTTCGAGATCAAGCTGCCCGTCGGGGAGATCACCCCCTGAGCCGTCCGGCGTTTCCGGGCAGGCGCGCCGGGTACCCGGACGGCATGGCCGAGAAGGAGTTCCGAACGGGCGACCACGTCTCCTGGGCCAGCCACAGCGGCCGGGCGTACGGCGTGGTCACGGGAAAGATCACCGAGCGGACCCACGTCCGCGGGCACGCGGTGAACGCGTCCCCGGAGGACCCGCAGTACCGGATCCGCAACGACGACTCGGGTCGGGACGTGGCCCACCGCCCGGAGGTAATGCGCCGTGAAGAACGATGACGAGCAGGAGATCTACCGGGAGTTCACCGAGGCGGTGAACATGAGGCCCGGCGAGCTGTCGAGCTGGCTGGAGACCGACGAGTCGAAGCAGGTCGGCTGGCACAAGGGCGGGAAGTCGGGCGGCGGCGAGTCGGTCGGCCACGAGTCGGGCCGGCGGATCATCGACCTGCTGCGCCGCAAGCGCGCCGAACTCTCCGCGGCCGACTACCAGCACATGCGCAAGGTCGTCGGGTACGTGCACCGGCACATGGCGCAGCGCCCCTCCGGCGACGTCCGGGACACCAAGTGGCGCTGGTCGCTGATGAACTGGGGGCACGACCCGCTCAAGGGCTGACCGCGCCTGACACCCGGCACTGGCAACCCATCGCCCCGACGAGGGCGCCGATCAGTGGTCGGCGCTGTTCCAGTCGCGGCCCTCGCCGACGGAGACCTCCAGCGGCACCGACAGCGGGTACGCCTCACCCATCTCCTTGCGGACCAGCGCCTCCAGGGTCTCCCGCTCGCCGGGGGCGACCTCGAAGACCAACTCGTCGTGCACCTGGAGCAGCATCCGGGACCGCAGCCCGGCGTCGCGCAGCGCGGTGTCCACGTGCAGCATGGCGACCTTGATGATGTCGGCGGCGGAGCCCTGGATCGGGGCGTTCAGGGCCATCCGCTCGGCCATCTCCCGGCGCTGCCGGTTGTCGCTGACCAGGTCGGGCAGGTAGCGCCGGCGCCCCAGGATGGTGGAGGTGTAGCCGTCCTGCCGGGCCCGGGCCACCACCTCGTGCAGGTAGTCGCGGACGCCGCCGAAGCCGGTGAAGTAGTTCTCCATCAGGCCGCGGGCCTCCTCGGCGGTGATGCCGAGCTGCTGGGACAGGCCGAAGGCGCTCAGCCCGTACGCCAGGCCGTAGTTCATCGCCTTGATCTTGCGGCGCTGGTCGGCGGTGACCTGGTCGACCGGGACGGCGAAGACCGACGAGGCGGTGGCGGCGTGGAAGTCGTGACCGGAGTTGAACGCCTCGATCAGCGCGTCGTCCGACGACAGGTGCGCCATGATCCGCATCTCGATCTGGCTGTAGTCGGCGGTGAGGAGGCATTCGTAGCCCTCTCCCACCACGAACGCCCGGCGGATCCGCCGCCCCTCCTCGGTGCGGATGGGGATGTTCTGCAGGTTGGGTTCGGTGGACGAGAGCCGGCCGGTGGCCGCCACCGTCTGGTTGAACGTGGTGTGGATCCGGCCGTCGTCGGAGACCGACTTGAGCAGCCCGTCGACGGTGGACTTGAGCTTCGCCACGTCCCGGTGCCGCAGCAGGTGCTCCAGCACCTGGTGCGGCTGCTGCGCGTAGAGCCACTGGAGCGCGTCGGCGTCGGTGGTGTAACCCGTCTTGATCTTCTTGGTCTTGGGCAGCCCCAGCTCGCCGAAGAGGATCTCCTGGAGCTGCTTGGGCGAGCCGAGGTTGAACTCCCGGCCGACGGCCGCGTACGCGCCCTGGGCGGCGGCCTTCACCTCGGCGGCGAAGTGCGCCTCCAGCTCGGACAGGTAGTCGGTGTCGGCGGCGATGCCGGTGCGCTCCATGGTCGCCAGCACCCGCATCAGCGGCAGCTCCACGCCGGCCATCAGCCGGGCGGACTGCTCGCCGTCGCGGGACAGCTCGGCGTCGATCGCGTCGGCCAGGTCGAGGGTGGCCCGGGCCTGGAGCATCAGGTTCTGCTCGGCCTCGCCGTCGACGCCGAGCCCGTCGAGGGTGAGCTGGCCGGTCTCCGGCGCGTCGACCCGCAGCTCCCGGTGCAGGTAGCGCAGCGCCAGGTCGGTCAGGTCGTAGGAACGCTGGTCGGGGCGGGCCAGGTAGGCGGCGATCTGGGTGTCGCGGGCGATGCCGGCCAGCTGCCAGCCGTGCGCGGCGAAGGCCAGCACGGCGGGCTTGCTGTCGTGCAGCACCTTGGGCCGCTCGGCGTCGGCCAGCCAACCGGCCAGCGCGGACTCGTCGGTCGCGTCGAGGGTGGCCGGGTCGAACCAGGCCGCCGCACCGGCGGCGGTGGCCAGCGCCATCCCGGTCACCGTGGCGGTGTGCCGCCGGTTGGGGCCGGTGTCCAGCTTCACGGCCAGCCCGACCGGGGTGCCGGCCGGGGCGTGCGTCTCCAGCCAGCCGGCGAGCGCGCCGGGCTCGGTGAGCTTCTCGCCGGCCAGGTCGAAGCCGGCCTCGGCCTCCGGCTCGACGGCCTCCAGGTACTGGTAGAGCCGGTCGCGCAGGATGCGGAACTGGAGGGTGTCGAAGACCTGGTGCACGGCCTCCCGGTCCCAGCCCTGCCAGCGGGCGTCCTCGGGGCGGATCGGCAGCTCCAGGTCGGAGACCAGGCAGTTGATCTCGTAGTTGCGGATCACGTCGGCGAGCCGCTCGCGCAGGCTGTCGCCGGCCTTGCCCTTGATCTCGTCGGCCCGGGCGATGACGCCGTCCACCCCGCCGTACGTGTTGATCCACTTCGCGGCGGTCTTCGGGCCGACCCCGGGGATGCCGGGCAGGTTGTCGCTGGTCTCGCCGACCAGGGCGGCCAGGTCGCGGTAG
The Micromonospora sp. R77 DNA segment above includes these coding regions:
- the rpsA gene encoding 30S ribosomal protein S1; the encoded protein is MTSSIEAPSSATRVTHDDLGSEEAFLAAIDETIKYFNDGDIVEGTVVKVDRDEVLLDIGYKTEGVIPSRELSIKHDVDPAEVVSVGDHIEALVLQKEDKEGRLILSKKRAQYERAWGTIEKIKDEDGVVRGSVIEVVKGGLILDIGLRGFLPASLVEMRRVRDLQPYVGRELEAKIIELDKNRNNVVLSRRAWLEQTQSEVRTEFLNKLQKGQVRKGVVSSIVNFGAFVDLGGVDGLVHVSELSWKHIDHPSEVVEVGQEVEVEVLDVDLDRERVSLSLKATQEDPWRQFARTHAIQQIVPGKVTKLVPFGAFVRVDDGIEGLVHISELAERHVEIPEQVVQVGSEVMVKVIDIDLERRRISLSLKQANEGFVEGEEHFDPTLYGMAATYDAEGNYIYPEGFDPETGEWLEGYDKQRETWENQYAEARQRWEAHTKQVQTSRAADAEAAANPAPAVSTGGTTTSTSSSAPSRQAEEPAGTLATDEALAALREKLAGGK
- a CDS encoding class I SAM-dependent methyltransferase; translated protein: MDDDRVTRRRVGDGEVRRANRGWWDGDADDYQAEHGAFLGDVDFVWCPEGLREADAHLLGDVGGRRVLELGCGAASAARWLAAQGARPVALDLSAGMLRHAARAAASTGVRVPLVQADALALPFADAAFDIVCTAFGAIPFVDDSAAVMREVARVLRPGGRWVFSVTHPMRWVFLDDPGEGGLTAVHSYFDRSPYVEQDEHGVATYVEQHRTLGDRIRELVGAGFRLLDLVEPEWPEGHQGIWGQWSPLRGRLFPGTAIFVAEKPA
- a CDS encoding DUF2945 domain-containing protein — translated: MAEKEFRTGDHVSWASHSGRAYGVVTGKITERTHVRGHAVNASPEDPQYRIRNDDSGRDVAHRPEVMRREER
- the polA gene encoding DNA polymerase I, with translation MTATTPRLLLVDGHSLAYRAFFALPVENFSTTTGQPTNAVYGFTSMLINVLRDEQPTHIVVAFDVSRRSFRTEKYAEYKAGRSETPTDFKGQVSLVKEVLAALRIPVVEAEGYEADDVIATLACQARDQGMQVLISTGDRDAFQLVGDDVTVLYPRKGVSDLARMDPAAIEAKYGVGPQRYRDLAALVGETSDNLPGIPGVGPKTAAKWINTYGGVDGVIARADEIKGKAGDSLRERLADVIRNYEINCLVSDLELPIRPEDARWQGWDREAVHQVFDTLQFRILRDRLYQYLEAVEPEAEAGFDLAGEKLTEPGALAGWLETHAPAGTPVGLAVKLDTGPNRRHTATVTGMALATAAGAAAWFDPATLDATDESALAGWLADAERPKVLHDSKPAVLAFAAHGWQLAGIARDTQIAAYLARPDQRSYDLTDLALRYLHRELRVDAPETGQLTLDGLGVDGEAEQNLMLQARATLDLADAIDAELSRDGEQSARLMAGVELPLMRVLATMERTGIAADTDYLSELEAHFAAEVKAAAQGAYAAVGREFNLGSPKQLQEILFGELGLPKTKKIKTGYTTDADALQWLYAQQPHQVLEHLLRHRDVAKLKSTVDGLLKSVSDDGRIHTTFNQTVAATGRLSSTEPNLQNIPIRTEEGRRIRRAFVVGEGYECLLTADYSQIEMRIMAHLSSDDALIEAFNSGHDFHAATASSVFAVPVDQVTADQRRKIKAMNYGLAYGLSAFGLSQQLGITAEEARGLMENYFTGFGGVRDYLHEVVARARQDGYTSTILGRRRYLPDLVSDNRQRREMAERMALNAPIQGSAADIIKVAMLHVDTALRDAGLRSRMLLQVHDELVFEVAPGERETLEALVRKEMGEAYPLSVPLEVSVGEGRDWNSADH